One part of the Musa acuminata AAA Group cultivar baxijiao chromosome BXJ1-5, Cavendish_Baxijiao_AAA, whole genome shotgun sequence genome encodes these proteins:
- the LOC103983588 gene encoding extra-large guanine nucleotide-binding protein 1 isoform X2, with product MNRLLTVVAEAADYSFAVEYNGPPLPYEIPRAVPIDVNRIPLAAVAPPSAVLSDLPVVHPLPSPFKKPPPPPLPAPTLIPPLPAASPTSVIENHDDMDGPDADVSGALGSSGFPDISTELSEVVESSGAVGFSDDLGYDATSSNEMVPNRLSTESALSSELSFRSSASGDEDEDEAVATHAKKALLVTFQESGQSGDSMSPAIGLTPRTRSEELEMPIKKGACYRCLKGSRFTEKESCLACDARYCSGCVLRVMGSMPEGRKCVSCIGYPILESNRERLGKSSRVLKRLLSSREVHLVMKAEKDCETNQLRPEDICVNGKKLTLEEMVLLKSCSCPPKLKPGLYWYDKVSGYWGKEGHKPDRIITPHLNVGGTLMPNASNGNTGILINGREITKIELQMLKWAGVHCAGSPHFWLNADGTYLEEGQKNIKGQIWGKPIMKLLCPVLALPFPSKVANPSGEEVNKLFNRAVSECFDVKALQKILLVGHHGSGTGTIFKQAKFLYRSVPFTEDERQDIKLMIQTSIYNYLLILLEGREWFEEESLNEQRENQQLDSSGDDISDKQKKATEFSLSPQLKAFSDCLLKVVASGKLEDFFPNAPLVEELWNDSAIQATYKRLNELQSLPSIASYFLKQVVDISRIEYVPSDIHILYADGITSSDGLACTEFHFPPLACAGSSIDDDDQQETMFRYQLIRVHSKGLGENCKWLDMFDDVQIVVFCVAITDYDEYYEDSNGVVMNKMMESRRLFECIASHPTFEQKDFLLILSKFDLLEQKIDMSPLTSCEWFDDYSPVVSRHPQSKTSRGVPIGATKAQQAFQYIAVKFKRLFFSMTRRKLYVVQANGLDSDSVDAALRYSREIIKWEEDRFVGGTIESMYSTEPSSFSQ from the exons ATGAACCGCCTTCTGACGGTGGTAGCGGAGGCCGCCGACTACTCTTTCGCCGTCGAGTACAATGGCCCCCCGCTCCCATACGAGATCCCCCGCGCCGTTCCCATCGACGTCAACCGCATCCCTCTCGCCGCCGTCGCCCCGCCCTCCGCGGTCCTCTCCGACCTCCCCGTCGTccaccccctcccctcccctttcaagaagccgccgccgccgccgctccctGCGCCGACGCTGATCCCGCCGCTCCCCGCCGCGTCCCCGACCTCCGTCATCGAGAACCACGACGACATGGACGGCCCTGACGCCGATGTCTCCGGCGCGCTGGGCTCCTCCGGCTTCCCCGACATCTCCACGGAGCTCTCGGAGGTCGTGGAGAGCTCCGGCGCAGTCGGGTTCTCCGACGATCTCGGTTACGACGCGACTTCCTCGAACGAGATGGTGCCGAACCGGCTCTCGACCGAGTCGGCCCTCAGCTCGGAGTTGAGCTTCCGGTCGTCCGCCTCCGgcgacgaggacgaggacgaggccGTCGCTACCCATGCGAAGAAGGCGCTGCTCGTGACCTTCCAAGAATCCGGCCAGTCTGGTGATTCCATGTCGCCGGCGATAGGACTCACTCCTCGTACGAGGTCGGAGGAACTGGAAATGCCGATAAAAAAGGGAGCTTGCTATAGGTGCCTGAAAGGAAGCCGTTTCACGGAGAAAGAGTCCTGCTTGGCCTGCGACGCAAGGTACTGCAGCGGGTGCGTGTTGAGGGTCATGGGCTCCATGCCCGAAGGTAGGAAGTGCGTTTCTTGCATTGGTTATCCGATACTGGAGTCAAATAGGGAGAGACTGGGGAAGAGCTCCCGGGTCTTAAAGAGGTTACTGAGCTCTCGGGAAGTGCATCTGGTGATGAAGGCCGAGAAGGACTGCGAGACAAACCAATTGAGACCGGAAGATATTTGTGTTAACGGGAAGAAGCTCACCCTGGAGGAGATGGTCCTGTTGAAAAGCTGTTCTTGTCCTCCTAAGCTGAAGCCTGGATTGTATTGGTACGACAAGGTCTCTGGTTACTGGGGAAAG GAAGGGCACAAGCCCGACAGAATCATTACTCCACACCTTAATGTTGGGGGTACTTTAATGCCAAATGCAAGCAATGGAAACACTGGAATCCTGATAAATGGTCGGGAAATTACTAAAATTGAGCTGCAGATGCTGAAG TGGGCAGGAGTCCATTGTGCTGGGAGTCCTCATTTTTGGCTGAATGCTGATGGGACATACCTGGAGGAAGGACAGAAGAATATAAAAGGACAGATTTGGGGAAAG CCTATTATGAAGCTGCTCtgccctgttcttgcattgccatTTCCTAGTAAGGTTGCAAATCCTTCTGGAGAAGAGGTAAATAAGTTGTTCAACAGAGCTGTTTCCGAGTGCTTTGATGTAAAAGCACTCCAGAAGATTTTGTTGGTTGGACACCATGGATCAGGGACGGGTACAATTTTCAAACAG GCTAAATTCTTGTATAGAAGTGTTCCTTTCACGGAGGATGAGCGTCAAGACATTAAGCTCATGATACAAACAAGCATATACAACTACCTTCTCATATTGCTTGAGGGGCGTGAATGGTTTGAAGAGGAGAGTTTGAATGAGCAAAGAGAAAACCAGCAACTAGATTCTTCAG GAGATGACATATCAGACAAACAGAAAAAAGCCACTGAATTCTCTCTCAGTCCACAGCTGAAAGCATTTTCTGATTGTCTTCTTAAAGTTGTGGCTTCTGGCAAACTTGAAGATTTCTTCCCAAATGCGCCACTTGTAGAGGAGTTGTGGAATGATTCTGCTATTCAAGCGACATACAAGCGGTTAAATGAACTTCAGTCGCTCCCTAGCATAGCCAGTTACTTCTTAAAGCAG GTTGTTGATATATCCAGAATCGAGTATGTGCCTTCTGATATTCATATTCTCTATGCTGATGGAATAACTTCCTCCGATGGTCTAGCATGTACGGAGTTCCATTTTCCACCGTTGGCTTGTGCTGGAAGTAgtattgatgatgatgatcaacAGGAGACAATGTTTAG GTATCAGCTCATCAGAGTCCACAGCAAAGGCCTTGGGGAGAATTGCAAATGGCTAGACATGTTTGACGATGTCCAGATCGTGGTTTTCTGTGTTGCTATAACTGACTATGACGAATACTATGAAGATTCGAATGGGGTAGTCATGAACAAGATGATGGAGAGCAGAAGGCTCTTCGAGTGCATCGCCAGTCATCCGACCTTTGAGCAGAAAGATTTTCTTCTGATCCTCAGTAAATTCGATCTGCTTGAGCAGAAGATAGACATGTCTCCTCTAACCTCGTGTGAATGGTTCGACGACTACAGTCCTGTAGTAAGTCGACATCCACAGAGCAAAACCAGCCGTGGTGTCCCCATTGGTGCCACCAAGGCGCAGCAAGCCTTTCAATACATTGCTGTGAAATTTAAGAGGTTATTCTTTTCGATGACCAGGAGGAAACTCTATGTGGTTCAGGCAAACGGTTTAGATTCAGATTCCGTCGACGCAGCACTTCGATACTCAAGGGAGATCATCAAGTGGGAAGAAGATAGGTTTGTGGGTGGCACCATTGAATCAATGTATAGCACAGAGCCAAGCTCCTTCTCTCAGTGA
- the LOC103983588 gene encoding extra-large guanine nucleotide-binding protein 1 isoform X1: MNRLLTVVAEAADYSFAVEYNGPPLPYEIPRAVPIDVNRIPLAAVAPPSAVLSDLPVVHPLPSPFKKPPPPPLPAPTLIPPLPAASPTSVIENHDDMDGPDADVSGALGSSGFPDISTELSEVVESSGAVGFSDDLGYDATSSNEMVPNRLSTESALSSELSFRSSASGDEDEDEAVATHAKKALLVTFQESGQSGDSMSPAIGLTPRTRSEELEMPIKKGACYRCLKGSRFTEKESCLACDARYCSGCVLRVMGSMPEGRKCVSCIGYPILESNRERLGKSSRVLKRLLSSREVHLVMKAEKDCETNQLRPEDICVNGKKLTLEEMVLLKSCSCPPKLKPGLYWYDKVSGYWGKEGHKPDRIITPHLNVGGTLMPNASNGNTGILINGREITKIELQMLKWAGVHCAGSPHFWLNADGTYLEEGQKNIKGQIWGKPIMKLLCPVLALPFPSKVANPSGEEVNKLFNRAVSECFDVKALQKILLVGHHGSGTGTIFKQAKFLYRSVPFTEDERQDIKLMIQTSIYNYLLILLEGREWFEEESLNEQRENQQLDSSAGDDISDKQKKATEFSLSPQLKAFSDCLLKVVASGKLEDFFPNAPLVEELWNDSAIQATYKRLNELQSLPSIASYFLKQVVDISRIEYVPSDIHILYADGITSSDGLACTEFHFPPLACAGSSIDDDDQQETMFRYQLIRVHSKGLGENCKWLDMFDDVQIVVFCVAITDYDEYYEDSNGVVMNKMMESRRLFECIASHPTFEQKDFLLILSKFDLLEQKIDMSPLTSCEWFDDYSPVVSRHPQSKTSRGVPIGATKAQQAFQYIAVKFKRLFFSMTRRKLYVVQANGLDSDSVDAALRYSREIIKWEEDRFVGGTIESMYSTEPSSFSQ; this comes from the exons ATGAACCGCCTTCTGACGGTGGTAGCGGAGGCCGCCGACTACTCTTTCGCCGTCGAGTACAATGGCCCCCCGCTCCCATACGAGATCCCCCGCGCCGTTCCCATCGACGTCAACCGCATCCCTCTCGCCGCCGTCGCCCCGCCCTCCGCGGTCCTCTCCGACCTCCCCGTCGTccaccccctcccctcccctttcaagaagccgccgccgccgccgctccctGCGCCGACGCTGATCCCGCCGCTCCCCGCCGCGTCCCCGACCTCCGTCATCGAGAACCACGACGACATGGACGGCCCTGACGCCGATGTCTCCGGCGCGCTGGGCTCCTCCGGCTTCCCCGACATCTCCACGGAGCTCTCGGAGGTCGTGGAGAGCTCCGGCGCAGTCGGGTTCTCCGACGATCTCGGTTACGACGCGACTTCCTCGAACGAGATGGTGCCGAACCGGCTCTCGACCGAGTCGGCCCTCAGCTCGGAGTTGAGCTTCCGGTCGTCCGCCTCCGgcgacgaggacgaggacgaggccGTCGCTACCCATGCGAAGAAGGCGCTGCTCGTGACCTTCCAAGAATCCGGCCAGTCTGGTGATTCCATGTCGCCGGCGATAGGACTCACTCCTCGTACGAGGTCGGAGGAACTGGAAATGCCGATAAAAAAGGGAGCTTGCTATAGGTGCCTGAAAGGAAGCCGTTTCACGGAGAAAGAGTCCTGCTTGGCCTGCGACGCAAGGTACTGCAGCGGGTGCGTGTTGAGGGTCATGGGCTCCATGCCCGAAGGTAGGAAGTGCGTTTCTTGCATTGGTTATCCGATACTGGAGTCAAATAGGGAGAGACTGGGGAAGAGCTCCCGGGTCTTAAAGAGGTTACTGAGCTCTCGGGAAGTGCATCTGGTGATGAAGGCCGAGAAGGACTGCGAGACAAACCAATTGAGACCGGAAGATATTTGTGTTAACGGGAAGAAGCTCACCCTGGAGGAGATGGTCCTGTTGAAAAGCTGTTCTTGTCCTCCTAAGCTGAAGCCTGGATTGTATTGGTACGACAAGGTCTCTGGTTACTGGGGAAAG GAAGGGCACAAGCCCGACAGAATCATTACTCCACACCTTAATGTTGGGGGTACTTTAATGCCAAATGCAAGCAATGGAAACACTGGAATCCTGATAAATGGTCGGGAAATTACTAAAATTGAGCTGCAGATGCTGAAG TGGGCAGGAGTCCATTGTGCTGGGAGTCCTCATTTTTGGCTGAATGCTGATGGGACATACCTGGAGGAAGGACAGAAGAATATAAAAGGACAGATTTGGGGAAAG CCTATTATGAAGCTGCTCtgccctgttcttgcattgccatTTCCTAGTAAGGTTGCAAATCCTTCTGGAGAAGAGGTAAATAAGTTGTTCAACAGAGCTGTTTCCGAGTGCTTTGATGTAAAAGCACTCCAGAAGATTTTGTTGGTTGGACACCATGGATCAGGGACGGGTACAATTTTCAAACAG GCTAAATTCTTGTATAGAAGTGTTCCTTTCACGGAGGATGAGCGTCAAGACATTAAGCTCATGATACAAACAAGCATATACAACTACCTTCTCATATTGCTTGAGGGGCGTGAATGGTTTGAAGAGGAGAGTTTGAATGAGCAAAGAGAAAACCAGCAACTAGATTCTTCAG CAGGAGATGACATATCAGACAAACAGAAAAAAGCCACTGAATTCTCTCTCAGTCCACAGCTGAAAGCATTTTCTGATTGTCTTCTTAAAGTTGTGGCTTCTGGCAAACTTGAAGATTTCTTCCCAAATGCGCCACTTGTAGAGGAGTTGTGGAATGATTCTGCTATTCAAGCGACATACAAGCGGTTAAATGAACTTCAGTCGCTCCCTAGCATAGCCAGTTACTTCTTAAAGCAG GTTGTTGATATATCCAGAATCGAGTATGTGCCTTCTGATATTCATATTCTCTATGCTGATGGAATAACTTCCTCCGATGGTCTAGCATGTACGGAGTTCCATTTTCCACCGTTGGCTTGTGCTGGAAGTAgtattgatgatgatgatcaacAGGAGACAATGTTTAG GTATCAGCTCATCAGAGTCCACAGCAAAGGCCTTGGGGAGAATTGCAAATGGCTAGACATGTTTGACGATGTCCAGATCGTGGTTTTCTGTGTTGCTATAACTGACTATGACGAATACTATGAAGATTCGAATGGGGTAGTCATGAACAAGATGATGGAGAGCAGAAGGCTCTTCGAGTGCATCGCCAGTCATCCGACCTTTGAGCAGAAAGATTTTCTTCTGATCCTCAGTAAATTCGATCTGCTTGAGCAGAAGATAGACATGTCTCCTCTAACCTCGTGTGAATGGTTCGACGACTACAGTCCTGTAGTAAGTCGACATCCACAGAGCAAAACCAGCCGTGGTGTCCCCATTGGTGCCACCAAGGCGCAGCAAGCCTTTCAATACATTGCTGTGAAATTTAAGAGGTTATTCTTTTCGATGACCAGGAGGAAACTCTATGTGGTTCAGGCAAACGGTTTAGATTCAGATTCCGTCGACGCAGCACTTCGATACTCAAGGGAGATCATCAAGTGGGAAGAAGATAGGTTTGTGGGTGGCACCATTGAATCAATGTATAGCACAGAGCCAAGCTCCTTCTCTCAGTGA
- the LOC103983589 gene encoding uncharacterized protein LOC103983589 codes for MLRLRALATTERLRLAAGGRFVHRRATKPRAPPPPPPPPTPPKPPQKPTPFTFHGITWHDPYSWMSDLNDRVAMRHMDVYMEQEEKYTEAVMVASGADRLQRKLHIEMAPRLASDPCTPPVRWGPWLYYRRAEDEKQYPVLCRRSASLHDEFISYSEPSAGFDFQTGKRIEQKLIDYNQEAERFDGYSYEELSEVSPDHHFFAYTMYDKDKDSFTLSVKDLTTGSLCDKPQADRVANLSWAMNGKALLYTVTNNDKRPYRIFCSILGSNKDDVLILEEHNENVYINIRNTKDFQFVTVNVFSNFSSKVYLINAADPLSGMTLVWECEPHAHCIVEHHQGYLYLFTDAARGGEPVDSHYLLRRVAKDYDSGNWECVLLEEPGVTIEDVDFCETHMVLILKEGKSFRICSVALPLSMGGNVPVHLSALQPCFLPLPEHVCQIAPGPNYDYHSSIMRFTISSPVMPDAVVDYNLLNGKWHIVQQLNMLQERTKTLYGTAAAASSLKRSSLPNNLGTNCQHHDADGTWHELSEFYACEYYDVPSNNEVVVPLTIVYSRKHKQEGSPGLLHGHGAYGELLDKRWRSELKSLLDRGWVIAYADVRGGSGGGKKWHHDGRRTKKQNSIIDYISCAEFLVGEGIVQKNKLAGWGYSSGGLLVASAINIRPDLFRAAVLKVPFLDVCSTLLYPILPLTPVDYEEFGYPVELEDFLAIRKYSPYDNIQKGVPYPAVLITSCFNTRFGVWEAAKWVAKVREQTIYDPQRPILLNLTADIIDGSKYLESKELALEAAFLIKMVSNS; via the exons ATGCTTCGCCTCCGAGCGCTGGCCACCACCGAACGCCTCCGCCTCGCGGCGGGCGGCCGCTTTGTCCACCGGAGGGCCACGAAGCCGAgagctcctccgccgccgccgcccccgccTACACCACCGAAGCCGCCGCAGAAGCCAACCCCCTTCACCTTCCACGGGATCACGTGGCACGACCCCTACAGCTGGATGTCCGACCTCAACGACCGCGTCGCCATGCGCCACATGGACGTGTACATGGAGCAGGAGGAGAAGTACACCGAGGCCGTCATGGTGGCGTCCGGCGCCGACCGCCTCCAGCGCAAGCTACACATCGAGATGGCCCCGCGGCTGGCGTCCGACCCGTGCACGCCGCCTGTGCGGTGGGGCCCCTGGCTCTACTACCGGCGGGCGGAGGACGAAAAGCAGTACCCTGTGCTCTGCCGGAGGTCGGCGAGCCTTCACGATGAGTTCATCTCTTACAGCGAGCCGTCGGCTGGGTTTGATTTCCAGACCGGAAAAAGGATCGAACAGAAGCTGATCGATTACAATCAAGAAGCCGAGCGGTTTGATG GATACTCATATGAAGAGCTATCTGAGGTGTCCCCAGATCATCATTTTTTTGCTTATACTATGTATGACAAAGACAAAGACTCCTTTACTTTATCTGTAAAGGATTTAACCACTGGTTCACTTTGTGACAAACCCCAAGCAGATCGGGTTGCTAATCTGTCATGGGCCATGAATGGGAAGGCACTGCTCTACACCGTCACAAACAATGATAAACGGCCATATAG gaTCTTTTGTAGCATTCTTGGATCTAATAAAGATGATGTTCTGATTTTGGAAGAACACAATGAGAATGTCTATATAAACATTAGAAATACCAAGGATTTTCAGTTTGTAACTGTAAATGTCTTTTCGAATTTTTCTTCAAAG gTGTACTTGATAAATGCAGCTGATCCCTTGTCAGGCATGACATTAGTCTGGGAATGTGAACCTCATGCTCACTGCATAGTAGAACACCATCAAggttacttatatttatttacaGATGCTGCTAGAGGAGGTGAACCTGTTGATTCACATTATCTGCTCCGTCGTGTTGCTAAAGATTATGATTCCGGAAATTGGGAG TGTGTTCTTCTTGAGGAGCCTGGTGTTACCATAGAAGATGTTGATTTTTGTGAAACTCACATGGTGCTTATTCTTAAAGAAGGCAAATCATTCAGAATATGTTCAGTTGCTCTACCTCTATCTATGGGTGGAAAT GTACCTGTGCATCTTTCAGCCCTTCAGCCATGCTTTTTGCCTCTTCCAGAGCATGTCTGTCAGATTGCACCTGGACCAAATTATGACTATCATTCATCAATTATGCGATTCACAATATCCTCACCTGTG ATGCCTGATGCAGTTGTTGACTATAACTTATTAAATGGGAAGTGGCACATTGTACAACAACTTAATATGTTGCAAGAGCGCACAAAAACTTTATATGGGACTGCAGCAGCTGCTAGCAGTCTAAAACGGTCATCACTGCCAAATAACTTAGGCACCAACTGTCAACACCATGATGCAGATGGTACGTGGCATGAGCTCTCTGAGTTTTATGCTTGTGAGTACTATGATGTTCCTTCAAACAATGAAGTTGTTGTCCCATTGACTATTGTATACTCCCGAAAGCACAAGCAAGAGGGCAGTCCAGGGCTACTTCATGGGCATGGTGCTTATGGTGAGCTTTTAGACAAGCGCTGGAGAAGTGAGTTGAAAAGCCTTCTAGACCGTGGCTGggtgattgcttatgctgatgtcag aggaggcagcggtggtggtaaAAAGTGGCACCATGATGGCAGGCGTACCAAAAAACAAAATTCAATTATTGACTATATCTCATGTGCTGAATTTCTAGTTGGGGAAGGTATTGTGCAAAAGAATAAGCTTGCCGGTTGGGGATATAGTTCTGGGGGGCTTTTGGTTGCTTCAGCTATTAACATTCGTCCAGATTTATTTCGGGCTGCGGTTTTAAAG GTTCCCTTTCTAGATGTCTGTAGCACTCTTCTGTACCCTATCTTACCTCTCACACCTGTTGACTATGAAGAGTTTGgctaccctgttgagcttgaagaTTTTCTTGCCATCAGGAAGTATTCCCCTTATGATAATATTCAGAAGGGTGTTCCTTATCCAGCAGTGTTGATAACATCATGTTTTAATACAAG GTTTGGTGTGTGGGAAGCTGCAAAATGGGTTGCAAAAGTCCGAGAGCAGACCATCTATGATCCCCAGCGGCCAATACTGCTTAATCTAACAGCTGATATAATAGATGGGAGCAAGTATTTAGAGTCGAAGGAATTGGCTCTGGAAGCTGCTTTTCTCATAAAAATGGTATCCAACTCCTAG